A single window of Solanum dulcamara chromosome 5, daSolDulc1.2, whole genome shotgun sequence DNA harbors:
- the LOC129888356 gene encoding GATA transcription factor 12, with the protein METPEFFQASYYNTEFTSEKHLSDAKNGEHFVVDDLLDLPNDDGMVTDGTLDLTVTGNSTDCSIVVNSCNSSLSGSNHHPQLLGCRNFPDGHLSSEFAVPYEDMAELEWLSNFVEESFSSNELHKMQMVQGMRTRTDSEIHQFIPDPNRASATSSTIFKTEIPVPAKARSKRSRMAPGNWASRLLVVSPNTMTPVSSMDTTSMQDMSSSSESGMIISSSGKKTVKSSSTSKKKESTIHHVSSNNMGSNSEGRKCLHCATDKTPQWRTGPLGPKTLCNACGVRYKSGRLVPEYRPAASPTFMLTKHSNSHRKVLEIRRQKEVTQVEHQHQHQFLPQNMMFDVSNADDYLIHQHIGPDFRQLI; encoded by the exons ATGGAAACACCTGAATTCTTCCAAGCAAGTTACTATAACACCGAATTCACCTCTGAAAAGCACCTTTCCGATGCCAAAAATGGTGAGCATTTCGTAGTTGATGACCTTTTGGACTTGCCTAACGATGACGGAATGGTCACGGATGGCACGTTGGACCTTACGGTCACCGGAAATTCCACGGATTGTTCCATTGTCGTTAATTCATGCAACTCCTCATTGTCCGGAAGCAATCACCACCCACAATTACTTGGCTGTCGGAATTTCCCCGACGGACACTTGTCCAGTGAATTCGCCGTTCCG TACGAAGATATGGCTGAGCTGGAATGGCTATCAAATTTTGTGGAAGAATCATTCTCAAGTAACGAGTTGCATAAAATGCAGATGGTGCAAGGAATGAGGACTCGAACTGATTCTGAGATTCACCAATTCATTCCTGACCCGAACCGAGCATCCGCAACATCTAGCACAATCTTCAAGACAGAAATACCCGTCCCAGCCAAAGCACGTAGCAAGCGGTCGCGAATGGCTCCAGGAAACTGGGCCTCTCGCTTGCTAGTCGTGTCTCCCAACACTATGACCCCGGTTTCCTCGATGGACACGACATCAATGCAAGACATGTCATCGTCATCAGAGTCCGGGATGATAATCTCGAGCTCTGGGAAGAAGACGGTGAAGTCTTCTTCTACTtcgaaaaagaaagagagtactATCCATCATGTATCAAGTAACAATATGGGTAGCAATAGTGAAGGAAGGAAGTGTCTTCATTGTGCTACCGATAAGACACCGCAATGGAGGACAGGACCATTGGGTCCAAAAACACTTTGCAATGCTTGTGGTGTAAGGTACAAGTCTGGACGACTCGTCCCTGAATATCGACCTGCTGCTAGCCCGACTTTTATGCTCACTAAACACTCCAATTCTCACCGAAAAGTGCTTGAGATTCGGAGACAAAAGGAAGTAACTCAGGTTGaacaccaacaccaacaccaatTCCTTCCTCAGAACATGATGTTCGATGTATCCAATGCCGATGATTACTTGATTCATCAACATATTGGGCCAGATTTTCGGCAGTTAATCTAG